A region of the Streptomyces sp. NBC_00442 genome:
GGTGCCGCAGGGCATCGCGTTGTTGGAGACGAAGGTCTGCCACGGCACCCCGGCGCGCTCGCAGGCCGCCGCGAACACGGCCCGCCCCGCGCCGTCGGTGGCGTACCGGGCGTTCACGTTGACCTTGAGGATCGGGCCGCCGTTGGCGCGCGGGTGGTGCGTGGGGTCGTGGCGCTCGGCGTAGTTGGGGTGCACGGCGTGGCCGGTGTCGGAGGAGAGACAGATGGTGCCGGCGAAGGCGCGGGCGCGGTCCTCGTACGTACCGCCGCGCGCGAACACCGAACGTTCCATGACGTTGCCGAGGAGCGGGCCGTCGGCACCGGTGTCGGCCTGCGAGCCGTCCTCCTCGTGGTCGAAGGCGGCGAACACGGGGATGAAGGGGAGTTCGTCGGCGGCGGACGCGGCGGCCAGCGCGGCGGTTCCGGCGTGCACGGACAGCAGGTTGTCCATCCGGGGTCCGGCCACCAGCTCCCGGTCGCGGCCCAGGTAGGCGGGGGCCTCCACGGAGTGCAGCATCAGGTCCCAGCCGGCCACCTCGTCCTCGGCGAGCCCGGCCTCCTGCTCCAGGAAGCGGATCAGGTCGCCTTCCCGCACGTCGTCGCCCAGGCCCCAGATCGGCTGGAGGTGGCGCTGACGGTCGAGCTTGAGCCCGTCGGTGTTGACCGACCGGTCCAGGTGTACGGCGAGCTGCGGTACGCGCAGCAGCGGGCGGTCCACGTTGACGAGGCGGTGGCTGCCGTCCTTGAGCGTGAGGCGGCCCGCGATGCCGAGGTCGCGGTCGAGCCAGGTGTTGAGCAGCGTCCCGCCGTAGATCTCGACGGCCACCTGCCGCCAGCCGAACGCCCCCGTGTCGGGCTGCGGCTTCACGCGCAGGTTCGGGGAGTCGGTGTGGGCGCCGACGATCCGGTACGGGGTGTGGGGCGCGGCGCCCTCGGGCACGTACCAGGCCACGATGGCGCCGCCGCGCAGCACGTATTTCCCGCCGTACGTGCCGTCCCACGCGTCCGTCTCCTGGACCTGCCGGAACCCGGCCTTCTCCAGGCGTGCGGCCGCGTTGGCCACGGCGTGGTACTGCGACGGGCTCGCCGCGAGGAAGGTCAACAGGTCGTCGGTGTGGCCGCGGTCGAAGCGGGGGGGTGTGCTCATGCCCGCCACCCTAACGGCGCCCCGGCCCCCGCCCCCGGCGCTGAGCGGCTTGCCCTGTTTGCCCCCGGGGGGTCTGCCCTCCCGTCCCTCCCGGGGGCGCCCGAGCGGCCCCGCCCCGGGGCGGGACCCGGGCCCGATACGCGGACCCGGGCCCCGCCCGCGGTGCCGTGGGGGCCAGTCCTAGCGCAGCGCCGCCTGGAAGACGTTCGCGTAGAGCCGGGCGCCGCCGATCTTCGGGTGGAAGGACGCCATCCCCACTTCGGTGAGGCCGAAGTTGTCCGCCTTCGAAAGGCCGGTCTTCACGAGGCCGTTGACCTGCTCCGGGTCGCCGCACACCGCCTTCTTGTCGAACTCCCCGCGCGGGTCGGCGAACGTGGCGTTCGCGCCGGAGGCCGCATCGGCATCGGCGGTCGCCCCCTCCATCTCCTTATTGAGCGTGTCCGCGAGCTGGTTCAGCCACGGCGCCTCCTCGCTGCCGATGCCGGGGACGCACTGGCCGTCGGCGGACAGGAGCTCCGGATATCCCATGAGGATGATCTTCGCGTACGGTGCGCGGTCGTGGATCGCGGTCAGTGTCTTCGCGATCCGCGGACGGATCTCCTCGTGCAGCCACGTCGGCGCCCAGTCCTTGAGCGGTCCGGTGTCGCCGGGCACGCTCCTGCCGGTGTCCGGGTCCTTGTTCCCGATCGACGTGTTCTGGCACACGTCCAGGCCGGCCAACAGCGCGCACTGCTTGAAGACGTCCGTGAAGCGGGCGTCGTTGCCGCCGATCGACAGGCTGACCAGGGTGGTGTTCTGGTCGAGGTAGCCCGTGTCGATCTGGGTGCCCTCGCCCATCTGGTCCTGGGCGATGATGTCGAAGTGGCGGGCGCCCGAGCAGGCCACGAGGTGGTAGTCCAGCCGCGGGTCGAGGTTGTCGTCCAGCGTGCCGATGGACTGCGTGTAGGTGGGCAGCGTCGCCTGCCTCGACCAGGCCAGCTTGGAGCGGTGGCACTTGTCGATCTCGGTCTCGTTCTGCTTGTCGAAGTGGTCGGTCTCGGGGTAGAAGTCGGCGCCCCCGGCCGCGGAGGCGCCCTCGCCGGACGTGTACGAATCACCCATGACGACAAGGGAGTTGGCGGGCTTGCCGGGGAGCGGCTGGAAGGCGACCGCGCCCCAGGCGACGTCCTCGTCGGCCGTGCCGTCGTCCGTGGTGTTGGACAGGTTCACCTGGGGTGTTCCGGTGAAGTGGAAGACACCGAGGCTGACCCACCGGTCGCCGCGCTGCGCCACCTTGCGCGTCGGGCTCTTGCTGTCCGAGTTGAGCACGGTGTAGGCGGCCTGTCGGGTCTGGGCGCCGCTGTCGGGTAGGTGCACCAGGACGCGCGCCCAGTTGAGACTCTGGCCCAGCGTCCATGTGCCGTTGACGGTCATGTAGTTGCCGGGTCCGCCCATGTGGTAGCCGTCGCGGGTGTGGGTGTACCAGAAGTGGCCGCCGTAACCCCCGCCGATCTGGTGCAGATCCGCCTTCGCCTCGTAGTGGTTCTGACTGTCGGCGTTGAACGAGAACTGGAAGCTGCCGGCCGAGCCGACCGTGGACCCGCAGCCCGCCCACGCGCTGCTTCCGTCGCCCCATACGGGAGTTCCGTTGGGCACCGACGCGACGACCTTGGCGCCGGCCGGTGCGGAGGAACAGTCGGGCATGCCGGTCTGGAGGCGGGTGCCGCGGCCCGGTTCCGCGACCAGCGTCTGGTACTTGATGGCCTCGTGGCCGCAGGTGGTGGCGCACTGGGCCTTCCAGCTCACGTTGGGCTGGTTCCACCAGAACTTCGCGTAGCAGGCCGCGTCGGGACACTTCGGCGGCGCGTCGGCGTCGCAGTTGTTCTTGGTGTTGCAGAAGACGCTCGGCTGGGGCTGCACGTTGACGCGGTCGGTGTTGGTGGTCCACCAGGCGGGCCGGAACCCCGCGGAGGCGTACCCCGTCTCGCCGGGCCAGTCCTGGCGGCCGGAGGTGGCGTAGGAGAAGCCGGTGTCGATGGACCAGGCGGCCCAGCCCATCACCTTCTCCTCGTAGGGCCACCACTGGGGGTTCGCCGCGTCCTTGTTGGCGTCCGGCCCGTCGACGTCGGTGTTCATGAACGGGTGGCCCCAGCTGTTCTTGTAGACGGGGTTGGCCGGGTTGTTGAACCAGCCCAGACCCCAGTTCCCGCCGTGGTCCGGCTCCGATGCCTGCGAGGGCGGGTTGAAGCCGAGGTTGTAGTTCCACACGGCGGTGAACCAGTTCTCCACCATGGACGGGTCGTCGTTGTTGACGGTGACCTTCTGCCCGTCCTTGTGCACCTCGTTCCACTTGTCGGCGAGGATCTGCATGGAGGCGGCGACGTTGGTGGCGTAGTCGACGGCGACGAGCTTTTGCAGGCCCGGGGCCAGAACGACCTCGCCGTCCTTCTTGTGCTCGTACGAGCGCATGCCGTCGGTGACTTGGCCGACGCCGTAGCCGCAGTCGGACTTGTCCCAGTTGATCTTCCAGTACGCGGTCGGGTTGTCCGGGTCGGCCTTGTGTCCGTAGTAGCCGTCCACCGCGGCCAGGGGGCTGCTCATCTGGCCGGGGATCGCGCCGGAGTCGGCCTGCCACAGGTTGGATTCCTGCGCCATGATGCCGAGCAGCACGTTGGCGGGGATCCGGCCTCCGCCGGTCAGGGTCGGGGGCGGGAACAGGGCCTGGGGGTCGACGGTGCCCATGCCGGCCTGGTCCCGGTAGCCGCCCTGTCGCAGGTAGGTGCCGCGCAGTTGGCCGCGTACGGCCATGTCGACGGCCCATTCCACTTGGTTCGGGGTCGGCTGGAGCGCCTGCATGCCGACGTCGTTGC
Encoded here:
- a CDS encoding M18 family aminopeptidase; amino-acid sequence: MSTPPRFDRGHTDDLLTFLAASPSQYHAVANAAARLEKAGFRQVQETDAWDGTYGGKYVLRGGAIVAWYVPEGAAPHTPYRIVGAHTDSPNLRVKPQPDTGAFGWRQVAVEIYGGTLLNTWLDRDLGIAGRLTLKDGSHRLVNVDRPLLRVPQLAVHLDRSVNTDGLKLDRQRHLQPIWGLGDDVREGDLIRFLEQEAGLAEDEVAGWDLMLHSVEAPAYLGRDRELVAGPRMDNLLSVHAGTAALAAASAADELPFIPVFAAFDHEEDGSQADTGADGPLLGNVMERSVFARGGTYEDRARAFAGTICLSSDTGHAVHPNYAERHDPTHHPRANGGPILKVNVNARYATDGAGRAVFAAACERAGVPWQTFVSNNAMPCGTTIGPITAARHGIQTVDIGVAILSMHSARELCGADDPHLLASALTAFLAE
- a CDS encoding SGNH/GDSL hydrolase family protein, with the protein product MAVLVTAMAAGALTGGLLQAPPVVAAPKATPSAAPRPTPVPPGQVEDPDKKLGRDWKSSADRAVTAAADRDGLDVLVADSGDAYAWKTAATLSEPGVPADSWIGNQCLMDHEHAAVVYAPRTFTNKPDLMQGGAFTAIVDLSTGHVTKLPFTASLAYFDPSCNTATHTAAFTGYRDMNDPAHTLTRVITVDTAGRTTGTAAAKGEITSAVPVKDGAVAGLGKHLVHLDRSGRVKNLADADSVPFDIRPEADGKVAFVDRTGDAAVTAKVFAGGAAPTVLASGKLRDLDLMQGEAGQVFLAGHPTTVRATAGTGVTRIDAPAETDVSSHGRLAVEPVLTPGVRAGLAHIKDAGKSFDAADEPAPQAAGASDDDEPVTVTSTATTTGTKLTQSVKDRIADGSGTIPSPALGITPAAKSATPGAAPRTATAATAATAATTTAAGPANDPTDPDRWCSVSRNDVGMQALQPTPNQVEWAVDMAVRGQLRGTYLRQGGYRDQAGMGTVDPQALFPPPTLTGGGRIPANVLLGIMAQESNLWQADSGAIPGQMSSPLAAVDGYYGHKADPDNPTAYWKINWDKSDCGYGVGQVTDGMRSYEHKKDGEVVLAPGLQKLVAVDYATNVAASMQILADKWNEVHKDGQKVTVNNDDPSMVENWFTAVWNYNLGFNPPSQASEPDHGGNWGLGWFNNPANPVYKNSWGHPFMNTDVDGPDANKDAANPQWWPYEEKVMGWAAWSIDTGFSYATSGRQDWPGETGYASAGFRPAWWTTNTDRVNVQPQPSVFCNTKNNCDADAPPKCPDAACYAKFWWNQPNVSWKAQCATTCGHEAIKYQTLVAEPGRGTRLQTGMPDCSSAPAGAKVVASVPNGTPVWGDGSSAWAGCGSTVGSAGSFQFSFNADSQNHYEAKADLHQIGGGYGGHFWYTHTRDGYHMGGPGNYMTVNGTWTLGQSLNWARVLVHLPDSGAQTRQAAYTVLNSDSKSPTRKVAQRGDRWVSLGVFHFTGTPQVNLSNTTDDGTADEDVAWGAVAFQPLPGKPANSLVVMGDSYTSGEGASAAGGADFYPETDHFDKQNETEIDKCHRSKLAWSRQATLPTYTQSIGTLDDNLDPRLDYHLVACSGARHFDIIAQDQMGEGTQIDTGYLDQNTTLVSLSIGGNDARFTDVFKQCALLAGLDVCQNTSIGNKDPDTGRSVPGDTGPLKDWAPTWLHEEIRPRIAKTLTAIHDRAPYAKIILMGYPELLSADGQCVPGIGSEEAPWLNQLADTLNKEMEGATADADAASGANATFADPRGEFDKKAVCGDPEQVNGLVKTGLSKADNFGLTEVGMASFHPKIGGARLYANVFQAALR